In a genomic window of Rhodovulum sp. P5:
- a CDS encoding gp436 family protein — protein MAYASVDDLKAVIPGQDLQLLTDFDGTDQPSDTRLAQALDDAAAEINTWIAKRVDLPLADPPHVLTVICRDLAMHRLYANLGHDSTAMRQLRDGALDILRKIHKGEVALGDDTAGSEEPASPGVAMTDGPDRLLTRDSLTGF, from the coding sequence ATGGCCTATGCAAGCGTCGATGACCTGAAGGCCGTGATCCCGGGGCAGGACCTGCAACTGCTGACCGATTTCGACGGCACCGACCAGCCGTCCGATACACGCCTGGCGCAGGCGCTGGACGATGCCGCGGCCGAGATCAACACATGGATCGCCAAGCGCGTGGACCTGCCGCTCGCCGATCCGCCCCATGTGTTGACCGTCATCTGCCGCGACCTGGCCATGCACCGCCTCTACGCCAATCTCGGCCATGACAGCACGGCGATGCGCCAGCTGCGTGACGGCGCGCTGGATATCCTGCGGAAAATCCACAAGGGCGAGGTGGCGCTCGGCGACGATACGGCCGGATCGGAAGAACCCGCCTCGCCCGGCGTGGCCATGACCGACGGGCCCGACCGCCTGCTCACCCGCGACAGCCTGACGGGGTTCTGA
- a CDS encoding phage virion morphogenesis protein, translated as MVTLTVTLDDVAARADLDRLEAASRDMTELMDQVGAVLVAGAQERIGQTNVTPGGVPWPQSLRAQLEGGLTLHDSGQLMRSITEQPGPQSVRVGSNIIYAGIHQTGGTIRAKTARGLRFTLANGETAVVGSVTIPARPYLGISDDERADIEGLTAAWFGAVLEEGRAR; from the coding sequence ATGGTCACGCTTACCGTCACGCTCGACGATGTCGCCGCCCGGGCCGATCTCGACCGGCTGGAGGCGGCGAGCCGCGACATGACCGAGCTGATGGACCAGGTCGGCGCGGTGCTGGTCGCCGGTGCGCAAGAGCGGATCGGCCAGACCAATGTCACCCCGGGCGGCGTGCCCTGGCCGCAAAGCCTGCGCGCACAGCTGGAGGGCGGGCTGACGCTGCATGACAGCGGTCAGCTGATGCGGTCGATCACGGAACAGCCCGGCCCGCAAAGCGTGCGCGTGGGGTCGAACATCATTTATGCCGGGATCCACCAGACCGGCGGCACGATCCGCGCGAAGACCGCCCGCGGCCTGCGCTTCACGCTCGCCAATGGCGAGACGGCCGTGGTCGGGTCGGTCACAATTCCGGCCCGCCCCTATCTGGGGATTTCCGATGACGAGCGGGCAGACATCGAGGGCCTGACCGCGGCCTGGTTCGGTGCCGTACTTGAAGAGGGCCGCGCGCGATGA
- a CDS encoding phage tail tube protein: MATWQQRLIREKIETVPGSPEVTAATDAVLGLDVTMRNLEADYQDPGFLTGREGAQAEDRRNVHAGIDYQVEAAPSGTAGVAPAFGHLLRSGGWVEAVTADTDVTYTPAPVDTALPSCTLQMRNGALMQTVAGVRGSVGFTAEAGAKPVFSFSRRGRYAAPVAHAAETHAFAGWPRALDCVPENVFAFTLGGIALPVRSFSFTDGRAVQVNKYMGPDEITLGPRRFTGAIALKWPAVGTKDLLGEIHDGTIQPLIFTLGQTAGSILTVTAPRTQIKFSGEQEIDGDLGISLDLVFEPDSGDDEIEIRFS, translated from the coding sequence ATGGCCACCTGGCAACAGCGCCTGATCCGCGAAAAGATCGAGACCGTACCCGGCTCCCCCGAGGTTACCGCCGCCACCGATGCCGTGCTCGGCCTCGACGTCACGATGCGCAACCTCGAAGCCGACTACCAGGACCCCGGTTTCCTGACCGGCCGGGAGGGAGCGCAGGCCGAGGACCGGCGCAACGTGCATGCCGGCATCGACTACCAGGTCGAGGCCGCGCCCTCCGGAACGGCCGGCGTGGCGCCCGCCTTCGGGCATCTGCTGCGGTCGGGCGGCTGGGTGGAGGCCGTGACCGCAGACACGGATGTCACCTATACCCCGGCGCCTGTGGACACGGCGCTGCCGTCCTGCACGTTGCAGATGCGCAATGGCGCCCTGATGCAGACGGTCGCCGGCGTGCGCGGCTCCGTCGGCTTCACCGCCGAGGCCGGGGCCAAGCCGGTCTTCAGCTTCAGCCGTCGCGGGCGCTATGCCGCCCCGGTCGCCCACGCGGCCGAGACGCACGCCTTTGCGGGCTGGCCGCGCGCGCTCGACTGCGTGCCGGAAAACGTCTTCGCCTTCACGCTGGGGGGCATCGCGCTGCCGGTGCGCAGCTTCAGCTTCACCGACGGGCGCGCGGTGCAGGTCAACAAGTACATGGGCCCGGACGAGATCACGCTGGGGCCGCGCCGCTTCACCGGGGCCATCGCCCTGAAATGGCCGGCGGTGGGAACAAAGGACCTGCTGGGCGAAATCCACGACGGCACGATCCAGCCGCTGATCTTCACGCTGGGGCAGACGGCCGGGTCGATCCTGACGGTCACCGCGCCGCGCACACAGATCAAGTTCTCGGGCGAGCAGGAGATCGACGGCGATCTCGGCATCTCGCTCGATCTCGTCTTCGAGCCGGACAGCGGCGATGACGAGATTGAAATCCGGTTCAGCTGA
- a CDS encoding Mu-like prophage major head subunit gpT family protein encodes MDITAAALAAINTGFNTAFNTRLTGVETTYGRVAMTVKSSSRTEAYPRLSELGPMREWVGERYIERLSTDGFTITNRKFEKTVAVAADDISDDRVGIYAPIVSDMGQTAAELPDVLVWEGLETGFDTAHYDGQFFFDTDHPVVDANGVEQSVSNFQGGTGAAWYLIDDTRVIKPMIFQDRQPATITPKTSLTDDNVFHRDEFLWGAKRRCAAGFGAWQLIYASRQTLNAANYAAARAAMQEMRGHRGRKLNLKPSLLVVSSANEAAARALLKADRVDGGDFNIWHNSADLLVVNRLTI; translated from the coding sequence ATGGATATCACAGCTGCTGCGCTGGCGGCCATCAACACGGGCTTCAACACCGCCTTCAACACCCGTCTGACGGGCGTTGAAACGACCTATGGCCGGGTCGCCATGACGGTCAAGTCGTCCAGCCGCACCGAGGCCTATCCGCGCCTGTCCGAGCTGGGCCCGATGCGCGAATGGGTGGGCGAACGCTATATCGAGCGCCTGTCGACCGACGGCTTCACGATCACCAACCGCAAGTTCGAGAAGACCGTCGCGGTCGCGGCGGACGATATCTCGGACGACCGCGTGGGGATCTACGCGCCCATCGTTTCCGACATGGGGCAGACCGCGGCGGAACTGCCCGACGTACTGGTCTGGGAGGGGTTGGAAACCGGTTTCGATACCGCCCATTACGATGGCCAGTTCTTTTTCGACACCGATCACCCGGTGGTGGATGCGAATGGCGTCGAGCAGTCGGTGTCGAACTTCCAGGGGGGCACCGGCGCCGCCTGGTACCTGATCGACGACACGCGCGTGATCAAGCCGATGATCTTCCAGGACCGGCAGCCGGCGACGATCACTCCGAAGACCAGCCTGACCGACGACAATGTCTTCCACCGCGACGAGTTCCTGTGGGGCGCCAAGCGCCGCTGCGCCGCGGGCTTCGGCGCCTGGCAGCTGATCTATGCCTCCCGCCAGACGCTGAACGCGGCCAACTATGCTGCCGCACGCGCCGCGATGCAGGAGATGCGCGGCCATCGCGGGCGCAAGCTGAACCTGAAGCCGAGCCTGCTGGTCGTCTCCTCGGCGAACGAGGCCGCGGCGCGGGCGCTGCTGAAAGCCGACCGCGTGGACGGGGGCGATTTCAACATCTGGCATAACTCCGCCGATCTGCTGGTCGTGAACCGGCTGACGATCTGA